A genomic window from Anticarsia gemmatalis isolate Benzon Research Colony breed Stoneville strain chromosome 24, ilAntGemm2 primary, whole genome shotgun sequence includes:
- the LOC142983538 gene encoding uncharacterized protein LOC142983538, whose protein sequence is MILRVQLLVIILAALTTLPELCKTQTTTKTTVKARSTRKIPKTDPEFVSVHNICEYLLVPCMNSQNTGRLCAKTVYHTYQEFVNYCNMEYANCMEHYEIYEIAFMGGCYVLPEIHQYMHYNYIDDFHLDQYYVVNDW, encoded by the exons ATGATATTGAGAGTTCAATTACTGGTCATCATTTTGGCAGCACTAACAACAC TCCCAGAATTATGCAAAACGCAGACGACAACAAAGACTACAGTTAAAGCCAGAAGTACAAG GAAAATTCCTAAAACAGACCCGGAATTTGTGTCAGTCCATAATATTTGTGAATATCTTCTTGTTCCTTGTATGAATTCTCAAAA TACTGGAAGATTATGCGCAAAAACTGTTTACCACACTTATCAAGAATTTGTTAACTATTGCAATATGGAATATGCTAACTGTATGGAACATTATGAGA TTTATGAAATTGCATTTATGGGAGGTTGTTACGTCCTTCCCGAAATACATCAATATATGC ATTATAATTACATAGATGATTTCCATTTAGACCAGTATTATGTGGTGAACGATTGGTAA
- the LOC142983573 gene encoding uncharacterized protein LOC142983573 isoform X4, which yields MLSEDKHGVDGVNPYARNRKTTLPIWVTLKFTRTTPRRYNYSEHCVHKITFCLRAYETDQLCARTMYFFYKTFQSYCTMDFVNCMERYELWQVFHMGPCFELPDLTDYNEKAKEDFYTNDVFLDQTYVYEYDG from the exons ATGTTAAGCGAAGATAAACATGGAGTCGATGGTGTGAATCCTTACGC ACGTAACCGAAAAACAACGCTGCCGATATGGGTGACGTTGAAATTCACACGCACGACACCACGGCGTTACAACTACTCCGAACATTGCGTGCACAAGATTACATTTTGCCTGAGAGCTTATga aaCTGACCAACTTTGTGCAAGAACTATGTACTTCTTTTACaagacttttcaaagttattgcACAATGGATTTCGTCAATTGCATGGAAAGATATGAAT TGTGGCAAGTTTTCCACATGGGTCCATGTTTTGAATTACCTGACTTGACGGACTACAACGAAAAAGCAAAAG AGGACTTTTATACTAATGATGTGTTCCTGGATCAGACTTACGTGTATGAATATGatggttga
- the LOC142983574 gene encoding uncharacterized protein LOC142983574, translating to MNLNMLGLIVIFVFIQIGLVTASGPVEPDLTTVASEEDMYALRGMTRPKSTKSTIFPKQTSPLHISFSHTCDYIVWYCLRAFQTARLCARNIFNTYRTFKNYCMMDFVNCNALTHNWQIVHMGDCFKIIPLKHEYQYMYWKDTFLRNYYVYNADYNPDDYNDD from the exons atgaatttaaacatgTTGGGCCTCATTGTAATATTTG tattcatacaaattggtttgGTAACTGCCTCCGGACCAGTAGAGCCTGATTTGACGACAGTAGCTTCGGAGGAAGACATGTACGCGCTACGAGGCATGAC GAGACCGAAATCCACAAAATCTACGATATTTCCGAAGCAGACCTCGCCATTGCACATATCGTTCAGTCACACTTGCGACTATATCGTTTGGTATTGCTTAAGAGCATTTCA aacTGCAAGATTGTGCgcaagaaatatatttaatacatacagGACTTTTAAGAATTATTGTATGATGGACTTCGTGAACTGCAATGCTCTTACACACA ATTGGCAAATAGTGCATATGGGAGATTGCTTCAAAATAATTCCGTTAAAACATGAATACC aataTATGTACTGGAAGGACACTTTCTTAAGAAACTACTATGTATACAACGCCGACTACAACCCCGATGACTATAATGATGATTAG
- the LOC142983573 gene encoding uncharacterized protein LOC142983573 isoform X2: MCIRKRSCFLFLKSVLKQIALLIFLAMFCLLMLSEDKHGVDGVNPYARNRKTTLPIWVTLKFTRTTPRRYNYSEHCVHKITFCLRAYETDQLCARTMYFFYKTFQSYCTMDFVNCMERYELWQVFHMGPCFELPDLTDYNEKAKEDFYTNDVFLDQTYVYEYDG, from the exons ATGTGTATTCGTAAAAGATCTTGTTTCTTATTTCTAAAATCTGTTCTAAAACAAATtgcattattaattttcttagccatgttttgtttac TTATGTTAAGCGAAGATAAACATGGAGTCGATGGTGTGAATCCTTACGC ACGTAACCGAAAAACAACGCTGCCGATATGGGTGACGTTGAAATTCACACGCACGACACCACGGCGTTACAACTACTCCGAACATTGCGTGCACAAGATTACATTTTGCCTGAGAGCTTATga aaCTGACCAACTTTGTGCAAGAACTATGTACTTCTTTTACaagacttttcaaagttattgcACAATGGATTTCGTCAATTGCATGGAAAGATATGAAT TGTGGCAAGTTTTCCACATGGGTCCATGTTTTGAATTACCTGACTTGACGGACTACAACGAAAAAGCAAAAG AGGACTTTTATACTAATGATGTGTTCCTGGATCAGACTTACGTGTATGAATATGatggttga
- the LOC142983573 gene encoding uncharacterized protein LOC142983573 isoform X3: MFCLLMLSEDKHGVDGVNPYARNRKTTLPIWVTLKFTRTTPRRYNYSEHCVHKITFCLRAYETDQLCARTMYFFYKTFQSYCTMDFVNCMERYELWQVFHMGPCFELPDLTDYNEKAKEDFYTNDVFLDQTYVYEYDG, encoded by the exons atgttttgtttac TTATGTTAAGCGAAGATAAACATGGAGTCGATGGTGTGAATCCTTACGC ACGTAACCGAAAAACAACGCTGCCGATATGGGTGACGTTGAAATTCACACGCACGACACCACGGCGTTACAACTACTCCGAACATTGCGTGCACAAGATTACATTTTGCCTGAGAGCTTATga aaCTGACCAACTTTGTGCAAGAACTATGTACTTCTTTTACaagacttttcaaagttattgcACAATGGATTTCGTCAATTGCATGGAAAGATATGAAT TGTGGCAAGTTTTCCACATGGGTCCATGTTTTGAATTACCTGACTTGACGGACTACAACGAAAAAGCAAAAG AGGACTTTTATACTAATGATGTGTTCCTGGATCAGACTTACGTGTATGAATATGatggttga
- the LOC142983573 gene encoding uncharacterized protein LOC142983573 isoform X1 yields MIMSSNEILSCFLFLKSVLKQIALLIFLAMFCLLMLSEDKHGVDGVNPYARNRKTTLPIWVTLKFTRTTPRRYNYSEHCVHKITFCLRAYETDQLCARTMYFFYKTFQSYCTMDFVNCMERYELWQVFHMGPCFELPDLTDYNEKAKEDFYTNDVFLDQTYVYEYDG; encoded by the exons ATGATAATGTCTTCGAACgaaatttt ATCTTGTTTCTTATTTCTAAAATCTGTTCTAAAACAAATtgcattattaattttcttagccatgttttgtttac TTATGTTAAGCGAAGATAAACATGGAGTCGATGGTGTGAATCCTTACGC ACGTAACCGAAAAACAACGCTGCCGATATGGGTGACGTTGAAATTCACACGCACGACACCACGGCGTTACAACTACTCCGAACATTGCGTGCACAAGATTACATTTTGCCTGAGAGCTTATga aaCTGACCAACTTTGTGCAAGAACTATGTACTTCTTTTACaagacttttcaaagttattgcACAATGGATTTCGTCAATTGCATGGAAAGATATGAAT TGTGGCAAGTTTTCCACATGGGTCCATGTTTTGAATTACCTGACTTGACGGACTACAACGAAAAAGCAAAAG AGGACTTTTATACTAATGATGTGTTCCTGGATCAGACTTACGTGTATGAATATGatggttga